In Oscillatoria acuminata PCC 6304, a single window of DNA contains:
- the cas3 gene encoding type I-D CRISPR-associated helicase Cas3', translating to MKLNLKPLYSQLNPGVGHCPLKCQDRCLVQERAPTLKPPPGYTCPLSSHQAETYQAVVEGDADIIFNKSATGDGKTLSGALPSLLDEGFRLMALYPTIELVEDQTQQQRGYHQLFGLDADSRIDRLFGEELNRRVQDESSNKFQELLRAIYHKPILLTNPDIFHFITHYRYRQSAFDPSLLPLALAEWPDLWMFDEFHIFGPHQEAAALNSLTLIRRTQQDKRPRRFLFTSATPKRDFIAQLQQAEFKVREISGRYTSEETPGYRQILQAISLEFVELGEGDAVQWLVESADQLRIALPPGGRGLIILNSIAAVNRVVRKLADALPGVRVREISGRIDRRLRSQIQGELKDSQDPVLIVATSAVDVGVDFRIHLLICEGSDAATVVQRLGRLGRHPGFAEYRAFVLVSRRTPWVIPRLQQAIAGEDTLDRTQFHEAIAEAFEPPKAFEEYRQHWGALQAQGMMVTMSQENAQVSQSIRDRMTEDLNRVYPNRLESARRQWFAMMGNPVGKATQEELLRFRGGTALQAAVWDDGRFYTYDLLRLLPYAKVELCDRETFLTAATAAGYGTESFPEAYIQVYLRVQEWVEKRISLTLSTSRDTDELHAGELCLLDRLMTVGHPQEQVKRCLQRRKFLAFLVPVNRTQPSSHWQVADKLQLPPTFGLYRLTDAGGRTYACAFNQDALLLEASK from the coding sequence ATGAAACTTAATCTCAAACCCCTATACTCTCAACTCAATCCCGGAGTGGGTCACTGTCCCCTGAAGTGTCAGGACCGCTGCCTCGTCCAAGAACGCGCCCCTACCCTGAAGCCGCCTCCGGGCTATACTTGTCCTCTGTCTTCCCATCAGGCTGAAACTTATCAGGCTGTGGTGGAGGGGGATGCGGATATTATCTTTAACAAAAGTGCCACGGGGGATGGCAAAACCCTGAGTGGGGCGTTGCCGAGTCTGCTGGATGAGGGGTTTCGACTGATGGCTTTGTATCCCACCATTGAGTTGGTGGAGGACCAAACCCAGCAGCAGCGGGGATATCATCAATTATTTGGCCTGGATGCGGACTCGCGGATCGATCGCCTGTTTGGGGAGGAACTAAATCGGCGGGTTCAGGATGAATCCAGCAATAAGTTCCAAGAGTTGCTGAGGGCGATTTATCACAAGCCCATTCTGCTGACGAATCCGGATATCTTCCATTTTATCACTCACTACCGCTATCGCCAATCGGCTTTTGACCCGAGTTTATTACCCCTGGCGTTGGCGGAATGGCCGGACCTGTGGATGTTTGATGAATTTCACATTTTCGGACCCCATCAAGAGGCGGCAGCGTTGAATAGTTTGACCTTGATTCGGCGCACACAGCAAGACAAGCGTCCCCGACGGTTTTTGTTTACTTCGGCGACTCCCAAACGGGATTTTATCGCCCAACTACAGCAAGCGGAGTTTAAGGTGAGGGAGATTTCCGGTCGTTATACCAGTGAGGAAACGCCGGGATATCGGCAGATTCTCCAGGCGATATCTCTGGAATTTGTGGAGTTGGGGGAGGGGGATGCGGTGCAATGGTTGGTGGAGTCGGCGGATCAGTTGCGGATCGCACTTCCCCCAGGAGGACGGGGATTAATTATCCTCAACTCCATTGCAGCGGTGAATCGGGTGGTCCGGAAGTTAGCTGACGCTTTGCCTGGGGTGCGAGTTCGGGAAATCAGTGGACGGATTGATCGCCGATTGCGATCGCAAATTCAAGGGGAGTTAAAAGATTCCCAGGACCCGGTACTGATTGTCGCAACTTCGGCAGTGGATGTGGGGGTGGATTTTCGGATTCACTTGTTGATTTGTGAGGGGAGTGATGCAGCAACGGTGGTGCAGCGGTTAGGACGGTTAGGACGCCATCCGGGATTTGCGGAATATCGGGCGTTTGTGTTGGTGTCCCGACGCACCCCTTGGGTCATCCCCCGATTACAGCAGGCGATCGCTGGTGAAGACACCCTGGATCGCACGCAGTTCCATGAGGCGATCGCTGAGGCATTTGAACCCCCGAAAGCGTTTGAGGAGTACCGTCAGCACTGGGGTGCCCTGCAAGCGCAAGGGATGATGGTGACGATGAGTCAGGAAAATGCTCAGGTTAGCCAATCGATTCGCGATCGCATGACAGAAGACCTGAATCGCGTCTATCCCAATCGCCTAGAATCCGCTCGTCGTCAATGGTTTGCCATGATGGGAAATCCAGTTGGAAAAGCCACCCAAGAGGAACTATTACGGTTTCGCGGGGGAACGGCACTTCAAGCAGCGGTGTGGGATGACGGTCGGTTTTATACTTATGATTTGCTGCGGTTGTTGCCTTATGCCAAAGTGGAACTCTGCGATCGGGAGACCTTTCTCACTGCTGCCACTGCTGCCGGTTATGGTACTGAATCCTTTCCCGAGGCTTATATCCAGGTCTATTTACGAGTGCAGGAGTGGGTGGAAAAGCGGATTTCCCTCACCTTATCCACCAGTCGAGATACCGATGAGTTGCACGCCGGTGAACTCTGCTTGCTCGATCGCCTGATGACGGTGGGACATCCCCAAGAACAGGTGAAACGCTGTCTCCAGCGGCGCAAGTTCCTGGCATTCCTGGTTCCAGTGAATCGCACTCAACCCAGCAGTCATTGGCAAGTGGCAGACAAGTTACAATTACCGCCCACTTTTGGATTATATCGGCTCACCGATGCAGGAGGTCGAACTTATGCTTGTGCCTTTAACCAAGATGCGCTGTTATTGGAGGCATCGAAATGA
- a CDS encoding IS1182 family transposase: MRPPLWHPPVELSDSEQVIINRIKKAKLFTFLRLNRLFIFDDEFQEELNTIFKDSTMGNCPVAPAQLALATILQAYMGISDEEVIEELVMDLRWQLALNCLNCEKPPFSKATLIRFRSALIKKGFDQRLIDRTVDIAKLKGGFGSANLRAALDSSPLWGAGKVEDTYNLLGHALRKALSIIASQQGWGLAEIANEAGADFVNSSSLKAALDLNWDDPAESQKALSTILKSLNSVEEWIQQQSNPDEIEEAQAPLQVARLIESQNVTLDTMGVPKLAKGVAKDRRISIEDPDMRHGRKSRSQKINGYKRHILKDLDIGVIRAVAVTRANTPEAAATVDLEVDLKRQQVQLNELHIDRAYLSSHWVKERSEQLQIFCKAWPVRNSGRFDKNAFVFDWDNQVISCPNQVIMPFEPGKIVHFPKPECAACPLRERCTTSKNGRSISIHPDEGLMQELRQRQSTSSGRAQLRERTSVEHSLAHVGQWQDKRARYIGQRKNLFDLRRVAVVHNLHVIARMNEVLPIQQAAL, translated from the coding sequence ATGCGTCCTCCTTTGTGGCACCCGCCAGTAGAGCTATCAGATTCAGAACAGGTAATTATTAATCGCATCAAAAAAGCCAAGCTTTTTACTTTTCTTCGCCTGAACCGTCTGTTCATATTCGATGATGAGTTTCAAGAAGAACTAAACACCATTTTTAAAGACAGTACAATGGGCAACTGTCCCGTCGCACCAGCCCAATTGGCCTTAGCCACTATTCTCCAAGCTTATATGGGTATTTCTGACGAGGAAGTGATTGAAGAGCTAGTCATGGACCTACGATGGCAATTAGCTCTGAATTGTCTGAACTGCGAAAAACCCCCATTCAGTAAAGCCACTTTAATAAGATTCAGAAGCGCCTTAATTAAAAAAGGCTTTGACCAACGTTTAATTGACCGGACTGTAGACATTGCCAAGCTCAAAGGAGGTTTTGGTTCGGCTAACTTAAGAGCTGCATTAGATTCCTCTCCTTTATGGGGTGCAGGTAAAGTTGAAGATACCTATAATCTCTTGGGTCATGCTCTGCGTAAGGCATTGAGCATAATAGCTAGTCAGCAGGGGTGGGGGCTGGCAGAAATTGCCAATGAAGCGGGAGCGGATTTTGTCAATAGTTCCAGCTTAAAAGCCGCATTAGATTTAAATTGGGATGACCCAGCCGAAAGCCAAAAGGCATTATCAACCATACTAAAGAGCCTCAATTCTGTAGAAGAATGGATACAACAGCAGTCTAATCCTGATGAAATAGAAGAGGCACAAGCTCCTCTCCAGGTTGCCCGATTGATTGAATCCCAAAATGTGACATTAGACACAATGGGAGTGCCGAAGCTGGCCAAAGGGGTTGCTAAGGACCGACGCATTTCCATTGAAGACCCAGATATGCGGCATGGCCGAAAAAGCCGTTCTCAAAAAATAAATGGTTATAAACGCCATATTCTTAAAGATTTAGATATAGGGGTAATTCGGGCTGTGGCTGTAACCCGTGCTAATACACCAGAAGCTGCTGCCACTGTTGACTTAGAAGTTGACTTAAAAAGACAACAGGTTCAGTTAAATGAACTCCATATCGACCGAGCTTATTTATCGAGTCATTGGGTAAAAGAACGCTCCGAACAATTACAGATATTTTGTAAAGCGTGGCCGGTAAGAAACTCAGGACGATTTGATAAAAACGCCTTTGTTTTTGACTGGGATAACCAGGTAATTAGTTGTCCAAATCAAGTTATTATGCCGTTTGAACCCGGTAAGATCGTTCATTTTCCTAAACCGGAGTGTGCTGCTTGTCCCCTGAGAGAACGCTGTACTACGAGTAAGAATGGCCGCAGCATATCTATCCATCCCGATGAAGGATTGATGCAGGAATTACGTCAGCGTCAATCTACCTCAAGCGGTCGCGCTCAACTGAGGGAGAGAACGTCTGTAGAACACTCTCTGGCTCATGTCGGACAGTGGCAGGACAAACGTGCCCGTTATATTGGACAGCGCAAAAACCTCTTCGACCTCAGACGAGTGGCTGTTGTCCATAATCTTCATGTCATTGCTCGAATGAATGAGGTTTTACCAATACAACAGGCCGCACTGTAG
- a CDS encoding WYL domain-containing protein encodes MGEFLYENNSSIEDVKQKFDRTLRELRDWGFKIDHRPYSLVESNFPIILSASQRHTLYRAAHFLTEMNFATEAQQLVRLSQLGESDSPPDIQVDFAPPTNYSAPQCRRLLEQLQDRCAQKYRFTLRYIDSQKQELTMDLDRCELRLHDGTLYLFAFVPDLEQYHRNLRPELVYRNWLFRVDRIKSVGPPSTQAWVYSSFPTLTIRYRMTGPLANYVPRRIHEQVIERNLKQKYVEIETQEDYPFWFRQRILRYGSNARVIDPPWIVEEIATILRKAASNYDDIPGP; translated from the coding sequence GTGGGCGAGTTTCTCTACGAAAACAACAGCAGCATAGAAGATGTCAAGCAAAAATTTGATCGCACCCTGCGGGAACTACGAGATTGGGGCTTTAAGATTGACCACCGGCCCTATAGCCTAGTCGAATCCAACTTTCCCATTATCTTGTCGGCCTCCCAACGCCACACTCTGTATCGGGCAGCACACTTTCTGACGGAAATGAACTTTGCCACGGAAGCACAACAACTGGTGCGCCTAAGTCAACTCGGTGAAAGTGACTCTCCCCCAGATATCCAGGTGGATTTTGCGCCCCCCACCAACTACAGTGCACCGCAATGCCGACGTCTGCTAGAACAACTCCAGGACCGATGCGCCCAAAAATACCGCTTTACCCTACGCTATATAGATAGCCAAAAACAAGAACTGACGATGGATTTGGACCGTTGCGAACTCCGCCTCCATGATGGCACCCTCTACCTGTTCGCCTTTGTCCCGGATTTAGAACAATATCATCGCAACCTGCGTCCCGAACTCGTCTATCGAAATTGGCTGTTTCGGGTGGACCGGATTAAATCCGTTGGCCCCCCCTCGACTCAGGCATGGGTGTACTCCTCCTTTCCCACCCTGACCATTCGCTATCGCATGACGGGCCCCCTCGCCAACTATGTACCCCGGCGGATTCATGAACAAGTCATCGAACGGAATCTGAAGCAAAAATATGTGGAAATTGAGACCCAGGAGGATTATCCCTTTTGGTTCCGCCAGCGAATCTTGAGATATGGGTCCAATGCCCGAGTCATCGACCCCCCTTGGATTGTGGAAGAAATCGCCACCATCCTCAGAAAAGCCGCCAGTAACTACGACGACATCCCAGGTCCCTAG